The Pyrus communis chromosome 2, drPyrComm1.1, whole genome shotgun sequence genome includes a window with the following:
- the LOC137725244 gene encoding uncharacterized protein yields the protein MIACKASNPNHGALSPLHPPKRPIKHAPIYRICHTPHTTTTTTNTNNNLCVVFSSLADGPRWNQYHQFKNGGTRNGSSTVYKKPRNAEEAGEEGGGGERKVQCEVELISWRERRIKADILVNADIDSVWNALTDYERLADFIPNLVSSWRIPCPHPGRIWLEQRGLQRALYWHIEARVVLDLQEFSNLSHNNRELHFSMVDGDFKKFEGKWAVRCGTRSSSTILSYELNVIPRFNFPAIFLERIIRSDLPVNLRALACRSEKNFVGDQKITMTESSLPTASMAATSSLPKNIDGSLREKDYPLNEFKENIPGSNPGPLIPSSTELNSNWGVFGKVCRLDKPFLVDEVHLRRFDGLLENGGVHRCVVASVTVKAPVREVWNVLTAYESLPEIVPNLAISRILSRENNKVRILQEGCKGLLYMVLHARVVLDLCEQLEEEISFEQVEGDFDSFRGKWVLEQLGSHHTLLKYSVESKMRKDTFLSEAIMEEVIYEDLPSNLCTIRDYVEKGEAAHSSKASDENIYTEEETASCSTGHDDEKSNATVDQISDTDAQNSSRKRPRVPGLQRDIEVLKSELLKFISEHGQEGFMPMRKQLRVHGRVDIEKAIRRMGGFRRIASLMNLSLAYKNRKPKGYWDSLDNMQEEINRFQRSWGMDPSFMPSRKSFERAGRYDIARALEKWGGLHEVSRLLSLKVRHPNRQPNLGKDVKLDYVVSTDVEEEEKVVASNPYVSQDTQKWISELKHLDINWVE from the exons ATGATCGCCTGCAAAGCTTCAAACCCTAACCATGGAGCTCTCTCCCCACTCCACCCTCCCAAAAGACCCATCAAACACGCCCCAATTTACAGAATATGCCACACTCCCcacaccaccacaaccaccaccaaCACGAACAACAATTTGTGCGTGGTATTTTCGTCCCTAGCAGACGGACCCAGATGGAATCAGTACCACCAATTCAAGAACGGCGGCACCAGGAATGGCAGCAGCACAGTATACAAGAAACCCAGAAACGCGGAAGAGGCGGgggaggaaggaggaggaggagagaggaaGGTGCAGTGCGAAGTGGAGTTGATTTCGTGGAGGGAGCGCCGAATCAAGGCCGATATTTTGGTCAATGCCGATATCGATTCGGTCTGGAATGCTCTTACTGATTACGAGCGTCTCGCTGACTTCATCCCCAATCTTGTTTCCAG TTGGAGAATTCCATGTCCGCATCCGGGGCGTATTTGGTTGGAGCAGAGAGGCTTGCAGAGGGCGCTGTATTGGCATATCGAAGCTCGGGTTGTTTTGGACCTTCAAGAATTTTCTAACTTA AGTCATAATAATCGTGAGCTCCACTTTTCCATGGTCGATGGAGACTTCAAAAAGTTCGAAGGCAAATGGGCCGTTAGATGTGGGACAAG GTCATCATCAACAATTTTATCATATGAACTTAATGTAATACCAAGATTCAACTTTCCTGCCATTTTCTTGGAGAGAATTATCAGATCAGATCTTCCGGTGAATCTTCGGGCCTTGGCTTGCAGATCAGAAAAGAATTTTGTAGGGGATCAGAAGATAACAATGACAGAAAGTTCCTTGCCTACCGCATCCATGGCTGCTACTAGTTCACTCCCTAAAAACATCGACGGTTCTTTGCGTGAAAAGGATTATCCACTTAATGAGTTCAAAGAGAATATTCCTGGCTCTAATCCTGGTCCATTGATCCCATCTTCAACCGAGTTGAACAGTAACTGGGGTGTTTTTGGGAAAGTGTGCAGACTTGATAAGCCTTTCTTGGTGGATGAGGTTCATCTTCGGAGATTCGATGGTCTATTG GAAAATGGAGGCGTTCATCGCTGTGTTGTTGCTAGCGTAACAGTAAAAGCTCCTGTTCGTGAAGTATGGAATGTTTTGACTGCTTATGAAAGTCTTCCTGA GATAGTCCCAAACTTGGCAATCAGTAGGATATTATCAAGAGAAAACAACAAAGTCCGCATTCTGCAG GAAGGATGCAAGGGATTACTTTATATGGTACTTCACGCACGGGTTGTCCTAGACCTGTGTGAGCAGCTTGAAGAGGAGATAAGTTTTGAACAGGTTGAAGGGGACTTTGACTCATTTCGAGGTAAATGGGTTCTAGAGCAGCTAGGAAGTCATCACACGCTGTTAAAGTACTCTGTGGAATCAAAAATGCGCAAAGACACTTTTCTTTCCGAAGCTATTATGGAAGAG GTTATATATGAAGATCTCCCTTCAAATTTATGTACCATACGGGATTACGTAGAAAAAGGGGAGGCGGCACACTCGTCAAAAGCATCTGATGAAAACATATATACGGAGGAAGAAACCGCTTCATGTAGCACTGGCCATGATGATGAAAAAAGTAATGCAACAGTTGACCAGATTTCCGATACTGATGCTCAAAATTCATCTAGGAAAAGGCCGAGAGTACCAGGCTTGCAAAGGGATATTGAAGTTTTGAAAAGTGAGCTTCTGAAATTTATCTCAGAGCATGGGCAGGAAGGATTTATGCCCATGAGAAAGCAACTTCGTGTACATGGAAGGGTAGATATTGAGAAAGCAATTAGACGCATGGGCGGATTTAGAAGGATCGCATCATTGATGAATCTCTCTCTTGCTTacaaaaaccgaaaaccaaagGGCTACTGGGACAGCCTTGACAATATGCAGGAAGAG ATTAACCGGTTTCAGAGGAGTTGGGGAATGGACCCTTCATTCATGCCAAGTAGAAAGTCATTTGAACGCGCAG GGCGCTACGACATTGCTCGTGCATTGGAGAAGTGGGGCGGGCTTCATGAGGTTTCCCGTCTTCTGTCGCTGAAGGTGAGGCACCCTAATCGACAGCCGAACCTGGGGAAGGATGTAAAACTAGATTATGTGGTGTCAACCGAtgtggaggaggaagagaaagtgGTAGCATCTAATCCCTATGTATCTCAAGATACACAAAAGTGGATCTCTGAACTAAAACATTTGGATATTAATTGGGTCGAATAG